TGAGatattggaaaatgatgatatggaatgtcccaGAAGTGATGTTGAGTAAATTCATGACAGTTGTGAGTGTGTCTTGAGGAGTTGATAtgagcgcgaatttcgaggacgaaattccaataaggaggggagaattgtagcATCCGAAATTTTAGAGgtaaataataagtactaatttcGACGTTTTAGAGTGATTGGTGACTTATGGAATACTTGTgagttaaagaaatttaaatgagaatgttaaatttattgtattcttAAATGGGGAAGTGATCGGAAGTTTGTAAAATTTTAGGATTTAGATTATTAAgtgattaagataaataaaatattatagcaattaatatatttgcatataatataaaataattaaataattaaataaaggaaTGAAAGTAATTTGGAAGGAAACGCACGCAATTATATGTGAAGTAAAATATAATCTTaagttaatatattatattacataatatatatggaaTGTTTGagataacattatatatatatatatgtatacatgtaatatagtgtgtgtgtgtgggacgTGTGGCGCGCTGGCAACATGTGCTgcctttaattcttttcccaatttgtgtttttcttattttcatgaaaaatggtcAATCAAAATGGCTTAAATGCGGCTGAAATTGGTTCAAAAGTCAAGAGACTGTGAGAGAATTAAATGAGATTTGATAGTTTAAATGATGGCCATTGGGGTTGGGGAAAAACTTAGTGGCGAAGGTGTTCTGAGGAGTATAAATAGGGATACAAATTTGCTAAAGAAAACTTGGAAAAGAGGGAGTTCGCGAGCAGAGCTTGGAGAAGAGGGAGACCGCGAGCAGCAAAGggaaaggaaggagaaaagaattGGGGAAGCGCACGGTAGCTACGAAATGGAAGTGAAGTGATAAAATTAAGGAGTCTTCGAGGTTATTcggtatttaaaatatttcggTAAGtaggtaaaatttatataagtgttatatgtttaaatcatagattttatacggttagattatacAGTTTACGCGTTAGAATTAATCGATTTAAGTCAcggttgtattatttgataggaaacgttttacttcgcatcgggagcacaagagaggctgaaatcaaccattttcaggcaagctcctaaccccctcttcgcgttatttatttcccttgaaagtccttgaggtttcttgtactctaaaccctccctcaccatgactcggttctacgcacaaataataataatctgcgtagtaaccattttacgacttttattttattaatgagtttattgttaatgagATACGTTCagtaaggatgtcatggcgtcttttatttcaaccgtcatggagcttcgtatcgctccgcttcccttgggaatgatgccgaacccattggggttaggttcttagagaaattggttatggtcagaattaagaaaatgtgtcaaagagtctattatgtatgttgagatggttttctatgaatgaggaagaatgagaatgatgtcatgatgctatgtgattatgtacatgaaaagttatggagaaatgttgtgtaatgttaagtttagagaATCTAAAGTTAATAgggtcagtaagtgtgtctaagggtatggatacaaagccactgactgttgaccgtgggtcgtggcagttgatggctggatgtatgggcgccagtcatcggttgttacgataagcgctagacggccagaagagctggtactccagattcccgccttggtttgtgcatttcatgatgtgtgtgcttcaatgggctgggttgcattcacgtggggacatgctttgtgtgtgaagggatgtatgagcatttgcatgacccggttggtccaagagccaatttgggtaccctagatgagcatatgcatttagagcatgtcgcatgtgtgaattcttatgtgtgggcgtagcagggcctgatgtttggtttatgggtgccttgtcatcacgtttatgctacggaagcccttgcatttcttatgtgttgcatcgcatggttctaatgttactgttattctggacgggagtaccgtgccaggtgtcgggagtaccgactcatgtgagcttcggctcggcttagatattagctcggggttggcccgagggaagaccaagatcgcggaagtatatgattatgtgatgtatgacatgatgaacacatgagaatatgatgggaatcaggaaaagtatgtaacaagtatcaggaaaagacaaaagttgaatgtcaggaaaagccgaccatgtcaggaaaaggctggtctaagagaatgatgatatggtagccgatgttaggctacaacaggtttgtatgtgggacccgggtgccaatgtttgacttatgtgggcccctggttccttatgtgcagtttattttatgttatgcatgtagaagtaaggtacgtatagctcatgacatggcgtgatttcattgacatgaattgcatggggtgtcatgggaagagtcctatcctaaacccgtaacctttctttctagagcttgctgagtctcgcgactcatgttgttttacatcattccaggtcagcatATCCTGAGACCGCAGGTGTGTtcatcggggtttgggtccagaccgtcatgtcatggtagcaagtgcagagctctcccaaacctagatcctgggtgtcatcgtgtcctaataaggttaatgttttcagagtttgtcgcatgttatgtaagcccaggtgggcccaactgatgaatggtttgtaaagattatgatgagatgttgtaataaagaaaaattatgatttcaaaaagggttatgtgtgtgttgtaggtgcgtcattattcgatatcattttagtaatgaccctctcacggatcctcttggtgctcgggggctccgggaggcgggccgttacagttTATATAGGTCCCactcttataaaattatgtgtttatacaattttacaaatttatttttttcatgagttggacccaaatatatgtgtttattttttttataactcatTTCAGTTTCtccgaaaaaaaattataactcatttgAGATAATCCGTGTTTAAAGtcaaaaattataacttataggAGTAATGTACGTAAATTATAACTCAttgagaattataaatttaaattaaacaactaaAAACAATCTATTCATGGaataaaagtgaaaattttaagCCAAAAAGCCCATTTAACCCAATATCAATGGTAATTTCATGTAATGGAACataataaatgctattttatttttatttttatttttataaaaaattattgggtGTAAAAACTTAGGATCgtcatcttccttaattttacTTTCCAATTATTCCTCTTAAACTTTTCaagtgataattattcataccaggatttgattttggttttaattttatcattttaatgtggTTGTTAAAATACATTTGTTCTAAACATTAGATTGgccttttatcattttggtttatatttttttttcttctcctcatcATCTATTTTATTCATggtagttatttatttaaataaaatatttaattttattatctgatTTGGTAGCAACTAATTTGGTTTTTAGGTTGAAGTCGATATtactatttttggtcaagtaaatttttttttcttcatataaatttaatataaggcctatttttttttaaaaaaaaatacttatcatatctaattttttcTCTCATATTTTACAAGTGAATGGAGACTTACACTGAACCGTAATATTTAATtcgtttactaatttttttatttatgtatataaaattttatttatcactctaaaGTTTTTACATATGTAGgttcaatttcttaaaaaaaaaaatattaatgctGTTATTCGCGATGAGCATGACCTTAATACTATTCGCATTTGTGAGGTAAGCTTAAAAGTCACTTTAACATTGGACATgcattttcttatcatttaaaaaaaattataaatttagtttacttattttttattattataggcaaaggcaaaagaaaaagaaaaggctacATTTTTTggcaaatggaagaaaaatttcCATCTCGTGGTATGGTTTCCCCACaatttttagaagtttatttTTCGAATAttgtcatataaattttttttacgaatttattatttcaaaaaccatcatgttttattatatagatgttttttttaaatatttaatttaaattttatttttttaaagcatGTTAAagtaaacattaaaaatagaagaaaatgaataagagaaaaacacATGTTACATTtatagcatagcataataatataaaaatataagagaagaaAACGAATATATGATGAAAAAGAAACTATATTACATGCTAAAGAGATGGGTATTGCAGTTTTGTGTGCTTAATAGGTAGTAGTATtcgatatttaattttttttttatatttgattggcagcaatagcattaattgatatatattgtttgatgtttaaattttaatttaatttgttcgtagaacttttttttaatttaatttttttattttttattataaaacattaagagaaagaaaacaaatataaaataatttttatttttattttttatttaatttttaatcataatttttacagcgtgcctttaggcacgagCATTCCCTAGTCCACTTACAATACACCattattcttaatattttataaataaataaattcattttttaattttttcaaattaatcacaacatcatttttatttttaattaatataaattccTACACTTTTTCAAAATGGTCAAAACTCTCCATCCATAGAAATGACtttatttataaactaaaataagttaaaatggTTCATAATATCTActtaatttggtttaattaaCTTTTTGAGAGTGTTAACAATCTCCCAAAGATTGAATAGTCTCTCGAGTTTTGAGATtacctctttcttttcttggggCTATTAACAATTTGTTGGAGATCTATTTAATCTCTCGAGTTTTGAAGTTACATCATATTCTTCTTGGAGCTGTATAATCTCCAATCTCTCAAGTTTTGAGGTGTAtacctctttctcttctttagTCTAGACTTTGCCTTTAATGGGCTTAATCTCCATATATCAATTGCTCCCATTCTTTTATTCAAGTTTCTCGAGAAAAAAATAGACCATGTGATGGTTTGACATTTTTGGAAAAGTCTCTGGGAGGGCTTTTTGCTTTTGTCAACATTTTTTGTCCGATAAATTTTCACATTGGATTTTCATTTCTCATTCATCTAATGGTCAtgatttttttgggattttttcatCAGACGGTTTAAACCAAATGCAAGAAATTAGAACTTAATTTCCCAACCAGGAACAAAAGAAACCAAGAAAAGTGTttcaatagaaaaaaatagagcaggaaaaaagaaataagagaagaaaataacttttttattcTCTAAGAATTTGAATCCAGAATAAGCAGCAAATGAgcacctatttataggtgattacaaacccaaaaaaaaaaaaaaacttcaacaAACTCTTAAGAAAATGTCAAAACAAACCAAACAAAGACTCATAATTTTCAGTTAAAactcactacaagaatttcgggatttagcaacggaaatttttcgtcgctaaatccaAAAATCCGTCGCAAAAtgtatttagcgacggaaaacgTCCGTCGCTAAAGTCtgcgtcgctaaatttttttgtgatgGATCCGTCGCTATATTAGCGACGtcttagcgacggaaatatttcCGTCActaagtgtattttttttaaaaattgcaatGGAATTTTTCCATcgcaatatttaaaaaaaaaaagttaaaaaataagaatattttattagcgacggaatattccgtcgctatattttaaatattttattttttaaaataatagtgacgaaaaattccgtcgctattattttagaattcttttattagaataattttcGAGAAggaatttataatattttaaattttttattaaattaattatagcgacgaaaattttccgtcgctattagtttagaattttttattcaattaattatagcaacggaatttttcgtcgctagtagttttagaattttttttaaattaattatagtgacgaaaaattccgtcgctatgaattctttgaatttttattcaattaattatagcgacgaaaaattccgtcgttataagttttagaatttttattaattaaattatagcaacgaaatttttcgtcactgaagtaaattaaaaaaattaaaaaatatattaaaaatttattgcgTCGCAatccattaaatttttttttaaaaatttagcgacacaATTTGTTTCTGTCGCtaaaagttatatattttttaatttaattttaatttattatttaattttaaaatttatttataattaattattaaacaaattatataaaaattctaaaatttatgtttataatataaaaattaatattcaaacaagATACTAATAATTGTTTATTACATGCTAATATAATTGTCTGTTACATATCAATCGTTACATAAAAATAACTGCAAAAACTAGTTATCTAAATCATCACCAGCATTAGGTGAGTCAGGTTGATGAGTCGATTGTggctgagaagaagaagaagaaggaacaatACCGCGAGTAGATGCAGTAAGTTGTTCAATCAAAAATCGCATCTCAAACATCTGTCGTCGAACATCGCTCAGCTCATGAGCCTACGAATTTATCTGTTCTGCCTGTGAATTTATCTGCTCCAACTGCACTTTTAATTTCTCTGTCATTTCTTGTATAACCGGGTTTTCATTAAGACCAGATGAAACAGAGGATAAGCTGCCAACgtcagaaaattttgattgggatAAGGATCCCGTGCCGtaaattctcttcttcttgtttttccccCCGGCAGCCTGGATGAATATCTGATCGCAATCTGGCTGCTGAGGCTCCTCAGACCCTTCATTTGGTTGAGTTGCTTGCTCTAGCAACTATCCATACATTTCCTACAACagtttaatgaagaaaataaaataaatcaattatgaatattaaagtttatgttaattataaaaatgatattatttacaattaaaaaaaacttacaatGACACTCGAAGAACGTCTGTCGACATACACCATCTGTCCTTCCTCAGTTTTTTTAGAATGAGTTTGTTCAAACAATTCAATCAGTGTAGGCTTTCTCCCAAACTCATGtgtctaaaaaaaaatgatataaaattaaccatgttaataaaaaaaattaaatattaacaaattaaataaattaaatttctcacCATTCGTCTTTTATACTCTGCTGAAGATATAGAACCCCCAGTATGGCGGGAAGGACCAGCCCCAAGGCCACCTGTCTCACTCAAACGGTTCAGCGATGCTTGTGCAGACCGTTTCTTGAAAGCTTCATCTTGTTCCCATTTCTGCATCCAACGATCCCAAACATCATCTGGCACAAAGATCGGTTTTCCATTGGCATGCCACTTACGAACGTTGTCGATATATCGTTTCACTGCTTTTTGTGCCCACTCTCTTCTCACTAATGCATCAATTACAGGATCCCACTAAAaaattttctgtaaaaaaaaaaaagattaaataatttaaacatttctacattaatagttgaaatatatatatattattaatttgaatttaataccgCAAATTCATCCCAATACAAGTCTTTTGTCTCTAAAGGCACTTCTTTCCAAACATGACCTTCCTTATGAAGACGTTTCTTGAAGATTGTCGATATAATATGGGAGATATTCATTGTACGACAAAAGATGCTCctgtatataaataataataattagtataaaaattaatacatgtcataatgtaaaaaaaaattaaagttacccATCGCCATCTTGCTCTATAACATGTAGTGGTTCGGATGTAAAATGACTAGCAGTCGAGTGAGATGATGGATGTATTGGTGACTCTGCAGGAAGGGTCGGTGAAGAAGCAACTGCAGGGGCAGCAACAGGACATGCTGATGGGAGGGAGGCCGGTGAAATATCCCTCGAAATATGCGGTGCTGTAGTAGATGAGGTGGAAGTAACAGTAGACCCAGACGAGTTAGATCTAGAACCACTGTGTCCTGCACGATATCGTCCTCTAACACCTGTCATAcctataatgaaataaatcaattaacaaaatcaatatcattaataattaaacataagtatttaaatcataaaattcacCTCTAATCACTATCATATAAGTTTACATCTGTGTCATTAGATTCTAAGTCGTCATCAGAATCTAATTGAAGAACTTGTTCATCCTCTGATTCAGAGTCATATTCAGAGTTTGATCACAAGACTTGCTCATCATACGATTCAGAATTATCTTCAGAATCAGATCTCAAAACTTGCTCATCATTCAACTCTGGGGCTTCATCAAATTCTGATTCCATAACTAGCTCATCATTTAAATCAGCGTGGTCACCATCATTCACTGTCTCAAGGATTTGGGCATCATCAACTGCGATATCGTGTAGTTCCACGTCATCCTCTTAGTAAGGCAACGCTTCACGTGGAAGGGTCGCCTCTTGATTATTAAAAGATTGTGGAACCTCTACTATGAACCTTGGTTTgacttttgttacaaccaaccaATCGCTTTTGTTACGCCTCAAGCTTGGATATTCgcaaaaatatacttgaatcGCTTGAGAAGCTAATACAAATTGCTTGTTTgtattccatttcttcttttcattgacCTCGACGATCTTATATGCATGATAAATCTTCACCCCCTCGTTCAAAGTTGGAATAAACCAATCGCCCTTGAACAATACAACTTTCTTGAATGATGATACTGAAGGATACTCGAGCTCGACAATCTTTGTTATCCGACCATAATAGTCCTTCTCGGGATCATCGTAGTTGGATCCTTTAACGCACATGCCACTATTCATAGTGTATTTATTTGAACCATGGCTAATCGTGTGAAATTTAAATCCATTAACAAAGCAGCCAGGGTACATTGTAACAGTGTTAAAAGGTCCTTTTGCGAGATCCCTTATGTATGGATTGGTCACATTGTTCGTAGGATCGCGAGCCTATTAAATAAGAtagatatataagaaataattatataagaaattgagtgaaattaatattttaattaatcaactcACATAATTATTGAACCAATAAGGGAATTCCTTATTTGTTAATTGTTCAATGATGTGGTCGCCAATGCCGAGATTACGTTGCCTTAGCTCAGCATcgtaaattcttgaaaaattaaaaagaaaaatgaaaataactacattagactattcaatttaaatataatttagaaattaacaacaattaattagcaaaatctTACTACAGATGCGGTTCAACTTCTGGacaattcatcaaaatatatctGTGTGCAACATCATATTCTTCACCGAATAACATTCGTGACTTTTTACATCCAAATGGTCGACAAGAATGCTTCAAAATTGATAACTTCCCCTCCTGGTCATCCCCTTCATTTATAACACCAGCATCATTGCGCAGCACTCGTGTATGCCTTGTAACAACATAGTCCTCAAAGTAATGAGAACACAACAATGACGCTTCTTCCACAACGTATGAATTAGAAATAGAGCCTTCCACTCGAGCTTTATTTCTAACtgttttcttcaactttccaaggtatctatataaaatgtatatagtaattagataagtgaactacaaaataaatatgtttcttataaaatagaaaaaaaaattatcaatctaaTAAATAGTACCTTTCAAAcggatacatccatcgatattgAACTGGACCTGCTATCCTTGCTTCATAAGCCAAATGGACTGGAAGATGCTCCATAGAGTCAAAGAAACTTGGAGGGAATATGAGCTCCAACTTACACAAAGTGATGGGGATGTCGTTCTCTAATTTCATCATATGCTCACTTTTAATAGTGGTCGATGTCAAATCTTTGAAGAAAAGACTCAACTCAGTCAATGACTCTCATACTTTTTGCGGTAGTAATTCTTGAAATGCAACGGGCACCAACCTTTGCATGAACACATGACAATCGTGACTTTTCATCCCAAACAACTTAAGCTTCTTTATGTCAACACATCTAGCCATGTTCGACACATACCCATCAggaaattttagattttttaccCACACACACAAGAcagctttttctttcttgttcagaGTAAAAGTTGATTGAGTAATGCGGCGACAATATTGATTCAACTCTTCTCTTGACTTCACCGTGTCCTTAGTTTTGCCCAGTACATTCATCACTGTATTGAACACATTTTCAAACACGTTTTTCTCTATATGCATAACATCCAAGTTGTGTCGAATAAGTTGAGTTTTCCAATAaggcaaatcccaaaaaatgctCTTACTCTTCCAACAACTACCATGACTGTTATCCGCATTAGTCTGTGCAGCATTGGGTTGTGTCGTCTTCACTAAACCCATCTCGTCCAAGGAAGTAAGTATCTCAGGTCCAGACAGTACAGGAGGTGgtgtttttttttaccaaagtaTTTTTGCGAAATCCATACCTATTCCGTCGATACGGATGATCTCGATGCAAGAATTTTTTATGGTTGTCAAACCATGAAATCTTTCGACTCTTTCATAGGTAAAATGCGTCCGAGTGAATCGTGCAATAAGGACATGCCAGCTTTCCTGTCATGCTATACCCCGAGAGCATTgaatatgcaggaaaatcactAATGGTCCACATCAAAGCCGCTCTCAATtggaaattttgtttcaatgaGATATCATATGCATGCACACCAACATCCCACAAATGTTTCAACTCTGCAATAAGGGGTTGTAAGAAAACATCAAGTTTTGCCTTAGGATTCTCTGGTCCTAGCACTGGCACCGTTAAGAACATTGTCGTATCCTTCATACACAT
The Diospyros lotus cultivar Yz01 chromosome 12, ASM1463336v1, whole genome shotgun sequence DNA segment above includes these coding regions:
- the LOC127786798 gene encoding uncharacterized protein LOC127786798 — its product is MTGVRGRYRAGHSGSRSNSSGSTVTSTSSTTAPHISRDISPASLPSACPVAAPAVASSPTLPAESPIHPSSHSTASHFTSEPLHVIEQDGDGSIFCRTMNISHIISTIFKKRLHKEGHVWKEVPLETKDLYWDEFAWDPVIDALVRREWAQKAVKRYIDNVRKWHANGKPIFVPDDVWDRWMQKWEQDEAFKKRSAQASLNRLSETGGLGAGPSRHTGGSISSAEYKRRMTHEFGRKPTLIELFEQTHSKKTEEGQMVYVDRRSSSVILLEQATQPNEGSEEPQQPDCDQIFIQAAGGKNKKKRIYGTGSLSQSKFSDVGSLSSVSSGLNENPVIQEMTEKLKVQLEQINSQAEQINS